Genomic DNA from Clostridia bacterium:
TCTGCAGCTCAATCAGGAGGAGCTTGCACGTCAAATGGGTATTTCCTTTGCAACTGCAAGCAGATGGGAACGAGAAAACAGAAAGTCGCAGCTTGCTCTGCTCGGCAGGTTCTACTCCTTCTGCCAAAGA
This window encodes:
- a CDS encoding helix-turn-helix transcriptional regulator, encoding MHLQLNQEELARQMGISFATASRWERENRKSQLALLGRFYSFCQRNGIEIDLSDNTNI